A DNA window from Armatimonadota bacterium contains the following coding sequences:
- a CDS encoding helix-turn-helix transcriptional regulator — protein MPCGFGLRLAAQPRKRWTTRAEVTLRLALLCEAIRRDPNRDWSVATMAQLAHLSRAHFCREFGILMGESPSRFVRRVRIEAYTKKISEGKTRQQAAWTSGYSCARAARRAKARI, from the coding sequence ATGCCATGTGGATTTGGCCTTCGACTTGCTGCGCAACCCCGTAAACGGTGGACGACACGGGCTGAGGTCACCCTGCGTCTCGCGCTCCTGTGCGAAGCCATTCGGCGCGACCCGAACCGCGATTGGTCTGTCGCAACCATGGCGCAATTGGCCCATCTCAGCCGGGCGCACTTTTGCCGCGAGTTCGGAATCCTGATGGGAGAATCTCCCAGCCGCTTCGTTCGCCGAGTGCGGATCGAGGCCTATACCAAGAAGATTTCGGAAGGGAAGACTCGCCAACAAGCAGCATGGACCAGCGGCTACAGTTGCGCCAGAGCCGCTCGGCGCGCCAAGGCCCGAATCTAA
- a CDS encoding DUF1508 domain-containing protein has protein sequence MYYYIYKDTNSEWRWTLYAANNRKIANSGEGYQNKQDCLSAITLVKGSSGAPIHE, from the coding sequence TTGTACTACTACATTTACAAGGACACGAACTCTGAATGGCGTTGGACCCTCTATGCGGCGAATAATCGAAAGATTGCAAATAGTGGCGAGGGATACCAGAACAAACAGGATTGCCTCAGTGCAATAACCCTGGTCAAGGGTTCATCTGGCGCACCGATACACGAGTAA
- a CDS encoding PEP-CTERM sorting domain-containing protein translates to MNLHPASASVSAGFAAGGSTQGGNANISGVLNAGMWSGSSASWTSLHPSGANYSEVWGASSVSQVGYAHIGVTTHASLWTGTAGSWISLNPSFALGSIGYAATPTSQAGAVYAFSTVVAAYWTGSAGSFVNLNPTGASQSVAYGASGSIQSGYANIAGVTSAGKWNGTSASWVNMHPSGATSSIAYAADAASQAGYAVIGGSNHASLWTGTAGSWVDLHPTGATASTAWGVSGPYQVGGSVFGGIQRASLWTGSSGSHVDLHAFLPASFTNSVARSISTDGVNYYIVGIGRNSATFRDEALLWTQPVPEPSTLAALGLGAFALRRRKRTAK, encoded by the coding sequence GTGAATCTGCATCCCGCCAGCGCATCTGTTTCTGCAGGGTTCGCCGCAGGTGGCAGCACTCAAGGAGGGAACGCCAATATTAGCGGCGTGCTTAACGCAGGTATGTGGAGTGGCAGTTCGGCTTCTTGGACAAGCCTCCACCCGAGCGGTGCAAACTACTCCGAGGTTTGGGGGGCATCTTCCGTTTCACAAGTTGGCTACGCGCATATCGGAGTCACTACCCACGCCAGCCTTTGGACGGGCACCGCCGGATCATGGATTTCACTCAACCCTAGCTTTGCTCTAGGCTCCATCGGGTACGCCGCCACTCCTACTTCTCAAGCCGGTGCCGTCTACGCATTTAGTACTGTAGTCGCCGCCTACTGGACCGGATCAGCGGGCTCTTTCGTGAACCTGAATCCAACCGGGGCGAGCCAATCCGTCGCCTACGGAGCCTCTGGTTCGATCCAATCCGGTTACGCCAACATTGCCGGCGTGACCTCCGCCGGAAAATGGAACGGCACCTCGGCATCTTGGGTCAACATGCACCCATCCGGAGCCACTTCTTCGATCGCCTATGCAGCAGACGCCGCTAGCCAAGCGGGTTACGCTGTAATCGGTGGTTCAAACCACGCGAGCCTTTGGACAGGAACTGCTGGTTCCTGGGTGGACTTGCACCCGACCGGTGCAACTGCCTCAACTGCATGGGGTGTCAGCGGCCCCTACCAAGTCGGTGGTTCTGTATTTGGCGGAATCCAGCGCGCCAGCCTCTGGACCGGGTCTTCTGGCTCACACGTTGACTTGCACGCATTCCTACCCGCAAGCTTCACCAACTCCGTCGCCCGTTCCATCTCCACAGACGGGGTGAACTACTACATCGTCGGGATCGGACGAAACTCTGCCACCTTCCGGGACGAAGCCCTGCTCTGGACTCAGCCCGTCCCCGAACCTTCAACTCTCGCCGCACTGGGTCTCGGCGCCTTTGCTCTCCGACGCCGCAAGCGCACGGCAAAGTAA
- a CDS encoding DUF4190 domain-containing protein, which translates to MDNKPPPVQEEGMYPRPDLHPPQTPVDPKLRYVAPVNTSGLAIVAGYMGLLALTGIMAPIAILMGIWALHDLKRNPGKDGKGRAIFAIVMGSLVCLLILFAVLSSRPPS; encoded by the coding sequence ATGGATAACAAGCCACCTCCAGTGCAGGAAGAAGGCATGTACCCGCGCCCAGACCTGCACCCGCCGCAGACGCCGGTCGACCCGAAGTTGCGGTACGTCGCGCCGGTGAACACCTCCGGGCTCGCGATCGTGGCGGGCTACATGGGACTGCTCGCGCTCACCGGAATCATGGCGCCCATCGCCATCTTGATGGGAATCTGGGCCTTGCACGATCTCAAGCGCAACCCGGGAAAGGATGGCAAAGGCCGCGCCATCTTCGCGATCGTCATGGGCTCGCTGGTGTGCTTGTTGATCCTGTTCGCAGTCCTTTCTAGCAGGCCACCGTCCTAA
- a CDS encoding VOC family protein, whose product MSELNNLCHVEYFVTDIARSQAFYESLFGWNFQAFTPDMVVFGIGDQHIGGLMKKDVVNAGDSPSLWFRVASLDATLAKAVQIGGSTDGEKSPVPGVGFSSVIKDPDGNAVGIVEFVEQ is encoded by the coding sequence ATGAGCGAACTCAACAACCTCTGCCACGTCGAGTACTTTGTCACCGATATCGCCCGAAGCCAGGCGTTCTACGAATCGCTATTCGGCTGGAATTTCCAGGCGTTCACCCCCGATATGGTGGTCTTCGGTATTGGCGATCAGCACATCGGCGGCCTGATGAAGAAGGATGTGGTGAACGCGGGAGACTCTCCTAGCCTGTGGTTCCGCGTGGCGAGTTTGGACGCGACCTTGGCGAAAGCGGTTCAGATCGGCGGTTCGACCGACGGCGAAAAGTCCCCGGTTCCAGGAGTCGGATTCTCGTCGGTGATCAAAGATCCGGATGGCAACGCTGTCGGTATCGTGGAATTCGTTGAGCAATAA
- a CDS encoding restriction endonuclease, giving the protein MSGEEFERALRQILEREGWAVELTPRSNDFGADLVIHRQGRRVVVQAKRWRRPAGIKSVQEAAGARDRYRADEAWVVSPSGFTRSAVEQARASRVRLKDGDWLLANLKVPK; this is encoded by the coding sequence ATGAGCGGAGAAGAGTTCGAGCGCGCACTCCGGCAGATTTTGGAGCGCGAGGGATGGGCGGTCGAGCTGACTCCGCGTTCAAATGACTTTGGAGCCGATCTGGTCATCCATCGACAAGGAAGGCGAGTCGTGGTTCAAGCCAAGCGCTGGCGACGGCCCGCTGGGATCAAATCGGTGCAGGAAGCCGCAGGCGCACGGGATCGCTACCGCGCGGATGAAGCCTGGGTTGTGAGCCCGAGTGGGTTCACTCGCTCGGCTGTCGAGCAGGCGAGGGCCAGCAGGGTTCGGCTCAAAGACGGCGACTGGTTACTAGCCAACTTGAAAGTACCAAAATGA
- a CDS encoding PEP-CTERM sorting domain-containing protein (PEP-CTERM proteins occur, often in large numbers, in the proteomes of bacteria that also encode an exosortase, a predicted intramembrane cysteine proteinase. The presence of a PEP-CTERM domain at a protein's C-terminus predicts cleavage within the sorting domain, followed by covalent anchoring to some some component of the (usually Gram-negative) cell surface. Many PEP-CTERM proteins exhibit an unusual sequence composition that includes large numbers of potential glycosylation sites. Expression of one such protein has been shown restore the ability of a bacterium to form floc, a type of biofilm.): MSRRLVLVLCAVAVLAPGARASFDLSLIPQVTTGRIQRHDPVTNVALGSFGAPNANNVTLDQANNRVFVSDPSSGFIRSYNYNTGDSMGVTFIGVNVAQFAYNASVNSLFYVTTSGTIGRYNFTTGANNTIAGVAGVSYRTLDTRDGIVSLAGVTSGNALHYTAINASTFAIQDQVGIGFLVSGTRLGKACLSTNGSGYQFGYTGVSSTGTLSVYFGGVTTSGFLTFATSTTLPNFNSTVVLPSIANAHDGYFAIGQDIASTTSLRVEGYTNNGVLLHQNVSAGYSFGAGNFGAANVVAPEPASMLALAGAVGLVLRRRRKSTR; this comes from the coding sequence ATGTCTCGGCGATTGGTTCTTGTATTGTGTGCGGTGGCAGTGTTGGCTCCAGGGGCGAGGGCGTCGTTTGACCTATCTCTCATTCCGCAGGTGACGACTGGGCGAATCCAGCGGCACGACCCGGTCACCAATGTGGCTCTCGGTAGCTTCGGCGCGCCAAACGCCAACAACGTAACACTCGACCAGGCCAACAACCGAGTGTTTGTATCCGACCCGTCGTCTGGCTTCATCCGTTCTTACAACTACAACACCGGCGATTCGATGGGAGTGACCTTTATCGGCGTTAACGTAGCACAGTTCGCGTATAACGCCAGTGTCAATTCATTGTTCTATGTGACAACCTCAGGCACAATTGGCCGATACAATTTCACCACCGGGGCGAATAACACGATTGCAGGAGTGGCTGGTGTTTCCTACCGAACGCTAGATACACGTGATGGCATCGTATCTTTGGCTGGCGTGACTTCCGGCAATGCCCTCCATTACACGGCCATAAACGCAAGTACTTTCGCAATCCAGGACCAGGTTGGCATCGGGTTCCTAGTTTCAGGGACACGGCTGGGGAAGGCGTGCCTGTCAACCAACGGTTCCGGGTACCAATTCGGATATACAGGAGTAAGTAGTACTGGCACGCTCTCCGTGTATTTCGGCGGGGTGACGACTTCCGGCTTCCTTACGTTTGCGACTTCGACGACTTTGCCCAATTTCAACAGCACCGTTGTTTTGCCATCGATCGCCAATGCCCACGATGGCTATTTTGCTATTGGTCAAGATATTGCTTCAACGACGTCGTTGAGAGTGGAAGGCTATACGAACAACGGCGTGCTGCTCCACCAAAATGTGTCCGCGGGTTACAGTTTCGGCGCTGGAAATTTCGGAGCGGCGAATGTGGTTGCCCCCGAACCCGCATCAATGCTGGCTTTGGCCGGAGCGGTTGGGCTTGTCTTACGCCGTCGCCGCAAATCGACCCGATAA
- a CDS encoding prepilin-type N-terminal cleavage/methylation domain-containing protein has protein sequence MKRRAFTLIELLVVIAIIAILAAILFPVFAQARNAAKKTQDLSNMKQVGTGIMMYTADNDDTYSQGYFYKDDAGDTGGYVHWTSTHYPYIKNTQLFVSPGDPNGGLKPTNPACQNIQDGSINYSSPCDAQVARLSYTMNAALMPRKRRTIDPANVVPQTSVDNTSETILIASFSNSVACVNDTSANQTSTGYKNKSHRPVNAVMSTATGGKWAGDNAADMALAAVYAVTPAVAKNAWAACKTAADSSSLPHIKYMEPYRFGNGSNYTYADGHAKFAAPEATLNPNAFQWGKLMYSAGGKSVLDQSGNPVR, from the coding sequence ATGAAACGACGTGCTTTTACTCTCATTGAACTTCTCGTGGTGATTGCGATCATCGCCATTCTTGCTGCTATTCTCTTCCCTGTTTTTGCCCAGGCACGAAACGCTGCCAAAAAGACTCAGGACCTTAGCAATATGAAGCAGGTGGGGACGGGAATCATGATGTACACCGCCGACAACGATGACACCTATTCGCAAGGCTACTTCTACAAAGACGATGCCGGCGACACGGGCGGATACGTTCACTGGACATCAACTCACTATCCTTACATCAAAAATACACAGCTCTTTGTTTCGCCAGGCGACCCGAATGGCGGTCTAAAGCCAACCAATCCTGCCTGCCAAAACATTCAAGATGGATCGATCAACTATTCATCGCCTTGCGATGCTCAAGTAGCTCGCCTGAGCTACACAATGAATGCAGCATTGATGCCGCGCAAACGACGAACTATCGACCCAGCAAACGTTGTTCCTCAAACTTCTGTCGATAACACCTCGGAAACGATTCTAATCGCTTCGTTCTCGAACTCGGTTGCCTGCGTTAACGACACATCAGCAAACCAAACAAGCACCGGCTACAAGAACAAGTCGCACCGGCCTGTGAATGCTGTTATGAGCACCGCGACCGGCGGAAAATGGGCGGGAGATAACGCGGCAGACATGGCACTCGCGGCGGTCTATGCGGTTACCCCAGCGGTTGCCAAGAACGCTTGGGCGGCATGTAAGACAGCCGCGGACAGCTCTAGCTTGCCACACATCAAGTACATGGAACCTTACCGGTTCGGCAATGGCTCCAACTATACCTATGCCGACGGCCACGCTAAGTTCGCAGCGCCAGAAGCGACCTTGAATCCAAACGCATTCCAGTGGGGCAAACTGATGTACTCGGCTGGCGGAAAGTCGGTGCTGGATCAATCGGGCAACCCGGTTCGGTAA
- a CDS encoding PEP-CTERM sorting domain-containing protein (PEP-CTERM proteins occur, often in large numbers, in the proteomes of bacteria that also encode an exosortase, a predicted intramembrane cysteine proteinase. The presence of a PEP-CTERM domain at a protein's C-terminus predicts cleavage within the sorting domain, followed by covalent anchoring to some some component of the (usually Gram-negative) cell surface. Many PEP-CTERM proteins exhibit an unusual sequence composition that includes large numbers of potential glycosylation sites. Expression of one such protein has been shown restore the ability of a bacterium to form floc, a type of biofilm.) → MKRTVLTLIIAAGMGTLAHASFDMMFVADGVTKSIHRIDPINGVSLGRFGAGFLSNPVSVSLGPNNEVWVLDQPGSNSRVRKFNGNTGDYLGGFSLYYSTGSDSKLRVVGNNVFVTSGNGFGSGYLFNYQLNGNLNGASYLSLTEAGNQTQGVAVIGSTVYCSSIQSAFSRHLFYQTPVSSSWNGGFIGYSNTVTSSANPGYLTAANGLLVHTAGVTQGFVFNSSLAFIQSFGISGFTSIKGLAGGHEDLVHVAGMTSNGFGVAKYYSGTNDFISPTVIGGTGITDPRDIAVLIAPEPGTMIALGAGLAALLRKRRRAS, encoded by the coding sequence ATGAAGCGCACCGTTCTTACCCTCATTATCGCCGCCGGAATGGGAACGCTGGCGCACGCCAGCTTCGACATGATGTTTGTGGCCGACGGTGTCACCAAGTCGATCCACCGAATCGACCCGATCAACGGAGTCAGCTTGGGGCGGTTCGGAGCAGGATTCCTCAGCAACCCGGTCTCTGTTTCCCTCGGACCGAATAACGAAGTCTGGGTTTTGGACCAACCAGGCTCGAATTCGAGAGTACGAAAGTTCAACGGAAACACGGGCGACTATCTCGGCGGTTTTAGCTTGTACTATTCCACGGGAAGCGATTCCAAACTCCGCGTGGTCGGTAACAACGTTTTTGTGACCTCAGGGAATGGATTTGGTAGCGGATACCTCTTCAACTACCAGCTTAACGGAAACCTCAATGGTGCTTCTTACCTCTCTTTGACTGAAGCTGGAAATCAGACGCAAGGAGTAGCTGTGATCGGTTCTACCGTCTACTGCAGTTCCATCCAGAGCGCGTTTTCTCGACACCTGTTCTACCAAACCCCTGTGAGTAGTAGTTGGAATGGAGGCTTCATCGGCTACTCCAATACAGTGACGTCCAGCGCGAATCCTGGCTACCTAACTGCCGCGAACGGATTGCTAGTTCACACAGCAGGGGTGACGCAAGGCTTTGTCTTTAACTCCTCGCTCGCGTTTATTCAAAGCTTTGGTATCTCTGGGTTTACCAGTATTAAAGGACTGGCTGGAGGACACGAAGACTTGGTACACGTTGCTGGTATGACTTCGAACGGATTCGGCGTCGCCAAGTATTACTCGGGAACCAATGACTTCATCTCTCCGACGGTCATTGGCGGAACAGGCATTACTGACCCACGCGACATCGCGGTCCTCATCGCTCCCGAACCAGGAACGATGATCGCCCTCGGCGCAGGGCTCGCTGCCTTACTCCGCAAACGCCGCCGCGCAAGTTAA
- a CDS encoding PEP-CTERM sorting domain-containing protein, whose translation MTLRNSLAFAGLLIAAVGGFRAAKAVTVVYDGLTGTSLTGHIASTDLTRTVGASLNLTSGGKLTELSWSLANPFSFQPTGPILAGTFLINIYDNTVPYTGGPISAQPLLGSFTANFTFGAGLNPGGMAYCTIAFLAPLNINLTSKVLITQSFTQTAGTSTFYGAGLFTSPTLGSTPGSLYMNGASTSEGLYGGSGGNLGYKVTVVPEPISILGLGFGVVGLVRRRRR comes from the coding sequence ATGACACTTCGAAATTCGCTCGCATTTGCTGGTCTTCTCATCGCTGCGGTGGGAGGATTCCGCGCGGCGAAAGCTGTCACGGTCGTCTATGACGGACTCACCGGGACCAGCCTCACTGGTCACATTGCATCAACAGATCTCACGCGCACCGTTGGGGCGTCGTTGAACCTCACTTCGGGAGGCAAACTCACCGAGCTGAGCTGGTCCCTGGCGAACCCCTTTTCGTTCCAACCCACCGGTCCGATCTTGGCCGGCACCTTCTTGATCAATATCTACGACAACACAGTGCCATACACCGGTGGCCCGATCTCGGCGCAACCGTTGCTCGGCTCGTTCACGGCGAACTTTACTTTTGGTGCAGGGCTCAATCCGGGCGGAATGGCCTACTGCACTATCGCCTTTTTGGCGCCGCTAAACATCAACCTCACCTCAAAAGTGCTCATCACCCAGTCGTTCACTCAGACGGCAGGCACCAGCACGTTTTATGGAGCGGGGCTCTTCACTTCGCCAACTCTGGGTAGCACGCCGGGCAGCCTCTACATGAACGGCGCCAGCACCTCAGAAGGTCTCTATGGCGGTTCGGGCGGAAACCTCGGCTACAAGGTGACGGTCGTTCCCGAACCGATCTCGATCTTGGGATTGGGGTTCGGAGTCGTCGGACTCGTTCGTCGACGGCGTCGTTAA
- a CDS encoding DinB family protein: MRGGLGSGADDGLGEGDGSAALLQNLIHVTKEQEFGKLDDGESCSLTVMELQAALKGQYKAGLAMLRQCVEDCPDDLWALAPSGHPRTFWRIAYHALFYTHLYLMPMKSDFVPWEKHQSQATCLWDDDEEGIPPEETTYSKSEVLSYLDWIVKQVDAWVDALDLASPKSGFSWYRIPKLDHQLVNLRHLGTHTGQLQELLFARGMDSNWIGRR; the protein is encoded by the coding sequence ATGAGGGGGGGACTTGGTTCTGGCGCCGATGATGGGTTGGGAGAAGGTGATGGTTCAGCTGCGTTGCTACAGAATCTGATTCATGTGACCAAAGAGCAAGAATTCGGCAAACTGGACGACGGCGAATCGTGTAGTCTAACCGTTATGGAACTTCAAGCCGCACTCAAGGGGCAGTACAAGGCAGGGCTGGCGATGCTCCGCCAGTGTGTGGAAGATTGCCCCGACGACCTGTGGGCCTTGGCGCCGAGCGGGCATCCGCGGACCTTTTGGCGCATTGCCTACCACGCTCTGTTCTACACCCACCTCTATCTGATGCCAATGAAGTCGGATTTTGTGCCTTGGGAGAAGCATCAATCCCAAGCGACTTGCCTGTGGGATGACGACGAGGAAGGAATTCCTCCCGAGGAGACGACTTATTCGAAGTCGGAAGTCCTGAGCTATTTGGACTGGATCGTCAAACAGGTGGACGCCTGGGTGGACGCGCTTGATCTGGCATCGCCCAAATCTGGATTTTCCTGGTACCGGATCCCGAAGCTGGACCACCAGCTCGTGAACTTGCGCCATCTCGGAACGCACACCGGGCAGTTGCAAGAGCTCCTCTTTGCTCGAGGTATGGATTCGAACTGGATCGGCCGCCGGTAA
- a CDS encoding erythromycin esterase family protein, whose translation MKWLRLLVVTTQLAAAALALGQEALPLPTDDERAKWEPGALAWMKQNSVAFESDVPMQSELKPMIEWLQDARVVGIGESTHGDRQSQLFKTHLIRELVRQGKINSLMLEINRAPAAEFDAYVNEGKGDLARLMSESGLFSIWRNDEFGALMMWLRAYVIKTGKPIRVYGIDCQDPSADFGLALDRLSKKDRRTADRLRKELDSVLKFESTGKTYIAWTGSQPEGSFARHLALAKELVAAMEKTGDAEGIYAAKAGQQALESYEFEFGPGPRDYSKMPPEYFSRRDRFMGENLMHRLGDGKAALWAHDGHVMGNLPKEFIDMGYVTLGSAVRTHLQNRYLTVTFAWTTGAIHAKRMVPDEPIEVSQKRTFEPMKLTFDRAGDLGEFLGRVGKDRFFVDLRRADEATRGWGSLNYIRAMFGWGFDPNSWREMARSQAAPTLPMTEILVYHRTVSPSTLWFLPTAATAQ comes from the coding sequence ATGAAATGGTTGAGACTTCTGGTCGTTACGACCCAATTGGCCGCCGCCGCTTTGGCTCTGGGTCAGGAAGCGCTGCCGTTGCCGACAGACGATGAACGTGCCAAATGGGAGCCAGGAGCACTCGCCTGGATGAAGCAAAACTCTGTTGCGTTTGAATCGGACGTGCCGATGCAGTCCGAGCTGAAACCGATGATTGAATGGCTGCAAGATGCGCGCGTCGTGGGAATCGGCGAGAGCACCCACGGCGATCGACAATCACAACTGTTCAAGACACACTTGATCCGCGAACTCGTGCGGCAAGGCAAGATCAACAGCTTGATGCTGGAGATCAACCGCGCTCCCGCGGCAGAATTTGATGCTTATGTGAACGAAGGCAAGGGCGACCTCGCCCGCTTGATGAGCGAATCTGGGCTGTTTTCGATCTGGCGAAACGATGAATTTGGAGCTCTGATGATGTGGCTCCGAGCCTACGTGATCAAGACCGGCAAGCCCATCCGAGTGTATGGCATTGACTGCCAAGATCCAAGTGCCGATTTCGGATTGGCTCTAGACCGCCTGAGCAAGAAAGACCGCCGAACAGCGGACAGACTTCGCAAGGAGTTGGATAGCGTTCTCAAATTTGAGTCCACGGGAAAAACTTATATTGCGTGGACCGGAAGCCAGCCCGAAGGCTCGTTTGCGCGGCACCTTGCTCTGGCAAAAGAATTGGTAGCCGCCATGGAGAAGACCGGCGATGCGGAAGGAATCTACGCGGCAAAAGCAGGGCAGCAGGCTCTGGAATCGTATGAATTTGAATTTGGTCCTGGCCCGCGCGATTACAGCAAGATGCCACCCGAGTACTTCTCGCGGCGCGACCGATTCATGGGCGAAAATCTGATGCATCGCCTCGGCGATGGCAAAGCGGCTCTTTGGGCTCATGATGGTCACGTGATGGGCAACTTGCCCAAAGAGTTTATCGACATGGGATATGTTACGCTCGGCTCCGCCGTCCGTACGCATCTGCAAAATAGATACTTGACGGTGACTTTCGCTTGGACAACCGGCGCGATTCACGCCAAGCGCATGGTCCCGGACGAGCCGATTGAGGTTTCCCAAAAGCGCACGTTTGAGCCTATGAAGCTCACTTTTGACCGCGCAGGCGACCTCGGCGAGTTCCTCGGCCGAGTCGGAAAAGATAGGTTCTTTGTGGACCTGCGCCGCGCCGATGAAGCGACTCGCGGGTGGGGGAGTTTGAACTATATTCGAGCGATGTTTGGCTGGGGCTTTGATCCAAATAGTTGGCGAGAAATGGCCCGTTCACAAGCGGCGCCTACACTCCCGATGACCGAGATTCTCGTCTACCACCGCACCGTGAGTCCATCCACGCTTTGGTTCTTGCCCACGGCTGCAACGGCTCAATAA
- the dcm gene encoding DNA (cytosine-5-)-methyltransferase — MSTATLRVASFFAGIGGFDLGFERAGCKVVFQCERDGFCQQVLQKHWPDVPLVGDINNVTATDVPSAEIWCGGFPCQDLSLANQGKRKGLDGIRSGLFHKFAALAAEVRPKWLVLENVVGLLNSHDGEDFGIVLSVLDELGYCAAWRVLDSKYFGTPQRRRRTFVVASLETDGAARVFFDHTTIGKVDGPSRLPGAHATSRSAKGHRDADIYVIQHATIGRKPNAGPQAKGFRCDGEAYTLDSRGSSDVVCSTNAGFGVRSTSGLSRELDGRRFRALGNAVNVDVAEWIAKRIVSAEKAETGNVGSWLYTSENISVNA; from the coding sequence ATGAGTACCGCAACACTACGCGTCGCATCTTTTTTTGCCGGAATCGGGGGCTTCGACCTCGGTTTCGAGCGGGCAGGGTGCAAAGTTGTGTTTCAGTGTGAGCGTGACGGTTTTTGCCAGCAAGTATTGCAAAAACACTGGCCAGATGTGCCGCTTGTGGGGGATATTAACAATGTGACCGCCACTGACGTGCCCAGCGCCGAAATCTGGTGCGGAGGATTTCCGTGCCAGGACTTGTCACTAGCAAACCAAGGAAAAAGGAAGGGATTAGATGGTATCAGAAGTGGACTCTTTCACAAGTTTGCAGCGCTTGCTGCAGAAGTTCGACCAAAGTGGCTTGTCCTCGAAAATGTGGTCGGGCTCCTTAATTCCCATGACGGGGAGGATTTTGGAATCGTCCTCTCAGTTTTGGATGAACTCGGGTATTGTGCTGCATGGCGAGTTCTTGACAGTAAGTACTTCGGAACACCCCAGCGTCGCCGTCGTACGTTCGTTGTCGCAAGTCTTGAAACAGACGGCGCCGCCCGAGTCTTTTTTGACCACACCACAATTGGAAAAGTGGATGGACCGTCACGCCTCCCAGGCGCGCACGCTACCTCCCGATCTGCAAAGGGCCATCGAGACGCAGATATCTACGTTATTCAACACGCGACGATCGGCAGAAAGCCAAACGCCGGCCCGCAAGCAAAGGGATTCAGATGCGACGGCGAAGCCTACACCCTCGACAGCCGAGGATCATCGGACGTTGTTTGTTCGACGAATGCTGGCTTCGGAGTACGAAGCACTTCAGGGCTTTCCAGAGAACTGGACGGACGTAGATTCCGAGCACTAGGAAATGCAGTCAACGTTGATGTAGCAGAGTGGATTGCGAAGCGCATCGTTAGCGCCGAAAAAGCGGAAACTGGTAATGTTGGATCGTGGCTGTACACGTCGGAGAATATCTCGGTCAATGCGTAA